The nucleotide sequence AGCTCCCTTTGCGCGTGTACTGATCCTCTATGCGCGGCTCCGACTACTCTATGCGCGTGGGCTCAACCTCTATGCGCGGATACGGCTATTCTATGCGCGCGGACTGACCTCTATGCGCGGAGACGCACTACCTTTGCGCGCGGGCTGACCTCTATGCGCGGAGGACGGCTCTCTTTGCGCGGAGACGCACTCCCTATGCGCGCGAGCTGAACCTCTATGCGCGGCTCCGGCTACTCTATGCGCGCGGGCTGACCTCTATGCGCGGAAACCAACTCCCTATGCGCGCGGACGGACTCTCTATGCGCGGAAACCAACTCCCTATGCGCGCGGACGGACTCTCTATGCGCGGAAACCAACTCCCTATGCGCGCGAGCTGAACCTCTATGCGCGAAAACCAACTCCCTTTGCGCGCGAGCTGAACCTCTATGCGCGGAAACCAACTCCCTTTGCGCGTGAACTGGATCTCTATGCGCGGCTCTGGCTACTCTATGCGCGCGAGCTGAACCTCTATGCGCGGAGACGCACTCCCCATGCGCGCGAACTGAACCTCTATGCGCGGAGTACGGCTCCCTTTGCGCGCGAGCTGAACCTCTATGCGCGGAGACGCACTCCCTATGCGCGCGGGCTGAACCTCTATGCGCGGCTCTGGCTACTCTAAGCGCGCGAACTGAACCTCTATGCGCGGATACCGCTACTCTATGCGCGCGGGCTAGATCTCTATGCGCGCGGGCTGGATCTCTATACGCGGAAACCAACTCCTTATGCGCGTGAGCTCGATCTCTATGCGCGGAAACCAACTCCCTTTGCGCGGATACGGCTACTCTATGCGCGGATCCACTTCCTCCATGTAAAAATTCAGCCCCTTATTGAGCGTGCTGCATTCCATTATGTAAAAAATAAATGCCCACTACATATTTGTAGCAGGCACATCGATGAAGGTAATGCATGATATGATGTTTTGACCGTGGATGTGAAGGTTTTATATCATGCATTACTATTTTTCTTCCATTTTGTTTTTTTATTCATGAATTTTTAACATTTGTCATCTTTTTGTTGTTTTTGGAGGATTTCAATCATTTTATGGGCGTTGTAATCACCTAGTTCGGTTCCGAATTCTTCATTTAATAGGTTTTGGTGTGTCGGTTTTTTATGGTTTTGGATATCTTTACTGTGGTTTGTTTTTTTGGTCACGTTAGGCTCTCCCTTTTCTTCCTTTTTTTGAATTTCGATTGGCACCCTTCATCGGGTTTTCAGCATCAAATGTTGCGGAAAACTCCGTGTCAGGAAGGCTTTCTTTTGGTGTCATGTTATTTTTTCTCGCTTGTTCATGTGCAACTTTTCGCTTCATTGTGTAACGCCTCCTTTCATCTTTTAATGTTTATCAATCCAATCCTTCATAATCATGGAAAAGATAAGTAAAACAGAAGTCGTCCATACTAATTATGAGGTGATCAATGATGAAAAAAGGTACGTCTTTTCCATATACGTTGCCACACCAAATGAATGCACCAAATTGGGAGGCGTCTGGTAAGGAGTTAGAGGAGCCGTTTATAAATCAATATGGGGTTATGATTGGGGACAGTGATTACGATTCCGAGCAGTCTCCACTAAATCATTGGAGTGATGAGATTGACCCTGCCATTATGTCAGGGGACGAATGGGTTCATCCGACTAATGATATTGGGTGGAACACACCAGAAAATCGTCAGTTAGTGGAAAAGGAAACACTACAAACAAACGGTCACTTCATGCACCCAAACTTTGATGTTGGAAAGCATGCTGATTAAAAAGAGCTGACAGAGGTTTACCTTGTCAGCCCATTTGAGAAGCCGGGAAGTCGGCTTCTTTTACTTTCTCACATATTGTTCAATCACGTCATTGACTTTCGTTGCTACATCTTTACTTGTCATTCCCTTTTGTTCGATTCCTTCGATCATCATGGCGACGACAATGCTTGGATTATCACGATTGTAGCCGACAAACCAACCATTTTCTTGACCGGATTCGTTTAAGTTTTGTTTTAGTTCGGCCGTTCCTGTTTTCCCGGCAATAGAAATGGAGAGGGAAGGATCATATGCGGTTCCGTTTGGATCGTTGACAACAGCCATTAAGTTCGTTTCGATCATGTCTACTTGTTCTGATGTAACGACACCATCTTTCCAAGTGGCTGATATTTCTTCATCTTGTCGTAAAACAGGTTTGATGATTGAGCCGTCGTTTGCGAATGCTGTATACATGATGGCAAGTTGAATAGGACTAATCAATAACTCACCTTGTCCGTACCCTGTATCTAGAAGCAGTGCATCAGATTGAATGCCGTTATTGCTAATTGAAGAATTGGTTGTCGGAAACGTAAAGATTTCCCCCATTTCTTCCTCAAACCCAAACGCTTTTAGTCCTTCGGTTAACGCTTCTGCACCTATCTTTTCAGCCACTTGTGCAAAATAAATATTATCTGAGTAAATAAGTGCCTCCTTCAACGAGACTTTGGAAACCGCTGTAGAATGCCGCGTTACGTGACGCCACTTTTCTCCTTCAATGGTGAAGGCTTCATCCGCTTTCATCGCCCCTTCTTGTAAGCCGATAGCTGCGATAATCGGCTTTATCGTTGACCCTGGTGAATAGGCTTTGTTGAAACGGGCATTTCGCTCGTCTGTTGAAATCCCAGTATCGATGCGATTCGGGTCGTAAGTAGGCGAACTAACAAGTGCCAACGTTTCACCGGTTTGTGGGTCAAACGCGACAGCTGTTCCAACTGTTGAAGCTAATTGATTAGCTAATTGTTGTTGTACCGTTACGTCAACCGTTAGATGAATATCATTTCCGTTAACCGGTTCTTTTTCAGCGATGACTTTATCCGTTCCTTTCACGACCAGTTTCCAGCCAGTTTGACCGTGTAACTCTTCTTCAAAAACCGATTCCAGCCCTACTGCTCCAATTTTCTCACTTTGACTATATCCCTTTTCAGCTAGTTTCTCTAAGTCGTCTGCGGTAATCGCACGTAAATAACCAACTAGGTGTGCCGTCGTTTCATTTTGCGGGTACAGTCTTCCTGGTACTTGACGCCACTGAGCGGCTTGTATTGCCTGAAGGTCTTCCATGAACTGTTCCGTCGGTAGATGATCTGGATTTAATGTCGTAATGGGAACATTCGTATCATCCGTGACCCAAGGCTGAGCTAATTTTTGTTCAATCTTCTCCGTTGAAATCGATAAAAGTTCTGCTAGTTTTTCGATTTGCTCAGCTCGATTCTCCTTTAATTTCCCCGGGTTCAGCCCGACTTCCAGTACCATCCCATTTACAGCAAGCGGCTCATTGTTTCGAGCATAGATTGAGCCTCGCTCGGGTAAGATGGGCTGCAACGCTATTTCATCTCCTTCTTCTAATTGAGGGAAAATCATTTGTGGTGTCCAATTGACAAACCAATTTGTTTCTTCTTCACGTTCTTCTACTAATTGTACTTCACTTGAGAAGGTAATCGGCCCTGCAATCGTATCCATGGACACTTCGAATGGAAGAAGTACAATTCCGTCTTCATTCGGTTTAACTTCTTCATCAAGAGTCGGAATCGATACGTTTAAGTTTTCCACCTTTATGTCTCCATAAATCGATTCGTACCGATTCACAAACGCTTCTTTCGATACGTCTTTTTTCGTTTCCGTCGACAAATATTCGTAAAGCTCAGCAAACGACTGGTCATTCCACTTTTCTACATATTCAGAAAACCGGTCTTCTGGCTTCACTTTTTCCGAACAACCTACCAAGACCAAAACTACAGTTAAAAAAACCAACAAGTTTTTCATTTTCACGGTCGCACCTCTCCCCTCTTGCACAACTGATATGTATGTCCTTTCTCTCACAAATTATAACATAATTTTCCATTGAAATTAGTTAAAAAAGAGCAGACATGCATCTGCTCAACAATATTAACCGATAATGACGCGCTCTTTTGGATAATGATAATTTGCTTCTACTTCTCGACGTCCGAGTAAGTATAAGAATGACAAAATCCCAACGCGCCCAATAAACATTAAAATCATTATGACGATTTTTCCGACCGTTGATAAATCTGGCGTAATCCCCATCGATAACCCTACCGTTCCGAATGCGGAGCTTACTTCAAACATAATTTCAATAAGGTCATGCGATTCAGTAATGGTTAAAAAGACGACCGCCGTGAACCATATCATAAACGCAACTAATGTAACAACGAGCGCTTTTCGCATGTCTTCTTCATGTAACTCGCGGCGGAACACTTTGACCGTTCGTGATCCCCTTGCAAAGTGGAACATGGTCAGTAAGACGATTGCAAACGTCGTCGTCCGTATTCCTCCCCCGACTGAACTCGGCGATGCACCAATAAACATTAAAAAGCAAAGGAGGAGCTGTGTTGTTTGACTAAACAAGCTCACATCCATCGTGGAAAGTCCCGCACTTCTCGTTGTCGCTGCTTGGAATAATGCATAGAAAAACGATTCATGCCATGCTTTATCGGCAAAAAACTTATTAAACTCCAATACGATAATCCCGACTGTTCCAAACACCATTAAGCCAAAAAACGTAACCGTCGTTAACTTTGTATATAACGAAAAACGGTATCGCTCCTGTATCTGCTTCGATCGAATGTAGTTTTTCACTTCAATTAAAACCGGAAAACCAATCGCTCCGAGCGTAATTAAAATAATATTTACCATTTGAACAAAATAATCATTCGCAAATGGAACAAGCGACGAACCAGTGATATCAAACCCTCCGTTCGTCGTTGCACTCACTGACGCGAAAAAACCGTGTAAATACGCTTCCTGCCACGTTGGGAAATATTGCATAAAATATGTACCTAATATAATGGCTCCAAATATTTCAATCGTTAATACTAACACTAAAATCTGCTTTAACAAATTCACAACGCCTGATAATTTTGATTGGTTTTGATCCATCATAATTAAACGACGCTCTTGCAAGCCGATTTTTTTCCCAAATAAAATCCAAATAAATGTCCCGAGTGTCATAATGCCAATCCCGCCAAATTGCAAGACAAAGGCTAATATGAAAACGCCTGGAAGGCTAAATGTGTCAGCTGTGTTGACAACGGTTAACCCGGTCACACTAACAGCGCTGACTGCTGTAAACAAAGCATCAATAAATGTCCATTCAACTCCTGGTTTCCTAGCAAATGGTAAGCTGAGTAAAAGAAAGGATACAGTAACTGCTAAAAAATAAAACGTGACGATTAATTTTGCTGGTGATAAAGAATACAGTCGTTTTTTAACTTCTACAATCATGTTTTTCAATCCTTAGTCCCTTGTTGTAATACTCGTTATTAACTATAAAGAAAAATCTAGTAATTTTAAAGATGTTTTTTTCAACAGTTAAAAGAGGGAGTGCTTCTTTAAACACTCCCATCATCGAAAAACTCCTGTAATTCTTCTTTTTTCGCTTCCTCTTCATTCGCCTTCACGTACGGATTTTCTTCAAGGGGTGATTTTGGATCTAAAGATGTTTTCAAAACAAATGAAGGAGAGTCCGACGGTTCGTTATAAAGTCGTTTACCTTTCAAGAGTAACACCTCCTATCCATATTGTGTACGCAAAGGTTTTTGGCTATCCAAAGAAAGAATAAAACGCAAATTTCGTTTCAAGTTCATTTGAACTTGTATTATAATATGGAAAAGAACGTTCTGTTTGAGGTGTTTTATGGGAAAGATTTTGTTAAAACGAACGGCGATGTCACAACTTTTACATGCTTTAAAAAACGATGAAGATTTGTCGCCTATTGCCGTTATTCAATCAAACATTTCTCCGGAAATGGAGGACGACATCCCGGACTTTTTATATAAATTTGAAAAAAGAAAAGGAAAGAAAGACTTTGGATTATCCACCAATGAAATTGTCACGTTGTCAACGATTTGTGAGCTGACGTCGTTGAAATCTACTTCCATTCAAAACTGGATTAAACGTGACATTAAGGAG is from Bacillus kexueae and encodes:
- a CDS encoding DUF3905 domain-containing protein, which produces MMKKGTSFPYTLPHQMNAPNWEASGKELEEPFINQYGVMIGDSDYDSEQSPLNHWSDEIDPAIMSGDEWVHPTNDIGWNTPENRQLVEKETLQTNGHFMHPNFDVGKHAD
- a CDS encoding TrkH family potassium uptake protein, which codes for MIVEVKKRLYSLSPAKLIVTFYFLAVTVSFLLLSLPFARKPGVEWTFIDALFTAVSAVSVTGLTVVNTADTFSLPGVFILAFVLQFGGIGIMTLGTFIWILFGKKIGLQERRLIMMDQNQSKLSGVVNLLKQILVLVLTIEIFGAIILGTYFMQYFPTWQEAYLHGFFASVSATTNGGFDITGSSLVPFANDYFVQMVNIILITLGAIGFPVLIEVKNYIRSKQIQERYRFSLYTKLTTVTFFGLMVFGTVGIIVLEFNKFFADKAWHESFFYALFQAATTRSAGLSTMDVSLFSQTTQLLLCFLMFIGASPSSVGGGIRTTTFAIVLLTMFHFARGSRTVKVFRRELHEEDMRKALVVTLVAFMIWFTAVVFLTITESHDLIEIMFEVSSAFGTVGLSMGITPDLSTVGKIVIMILMFIGRVGILSFLYLLGRREVEANYHYPKERVIIG
- a CDS encoding penicillin-binding transpeptidase domain-containing protein; this encodes MKNLLVFLTVVLVLVGCSEKVKPEDRFSEYVEKWNDQSFAELYEYLSTETKKDVSKEAFVNRYESIYGDIKVENLNVSIPTLDEEVKPNEDGIVLLPFEVSMDTIAGPITFSSEVQLVEEREEETNWFVNWTPQMIFPQLEEGDEIALQPILPERGSIYARNNEPLAVNGMVLEVGLNPGKLKENRAEQIEKLAELLSISTEKIEQKLAQPWVTDDTNVPITTLNPDHLPTEQFMEDLQAIQAAQWRQVPGRLYPQNETTAHLVGYLRAITADDLEKLAEKGYSQSEKIGAVGLESVFEEELHGQTGWKLVVKGTDKVIAEKEPVNGNDIHLTVDVTVQQQLANQLASTVGTAVAFDPQTGETLALVSSPTYDPNRIDTGISTDERNARFNKAYSPGSTIKPIIAAIGLQEGAMKADEAFTIEGEKWRHVTRHSTAVSKVSLKEALIYSDNIYFAQVAEKIGAEALTEGLKAFGFEEEMGEIFTFPTTNSSISNNGIQSDALLLDTGYGQGELLISPIQLAIMYTAFANDGSIIKPVLRQDEEISATWKDGVVTSEQVDMIETNLMAVVNDPNGTAYDPSLSISIAGKTGTAELKQNLNESGQENGWFVGYNRDNPSIVVAMMIEGIEQKGMTSKDVATKVNDVIEQYVRK